Sequence from the Ectothiorhodospira sp. BSL-9 genome:
CCGGGGTTGATCAGCCTCAGGTTCACACCCTTTTGCGCCAGCTCCGGATGCAGGGATTCGGCCAGATTGATCACCGCCGCCTTGGAGGCAGAATACGGGGCAGCCCGGGGCAGGCCCCGGTATCCGGCCAGACTGGCGGTGACCAGGATCTGGCCGCGGCCGCGCTGGATCATGGGCGGCATGATCGCAGCCAGTCCATTCACCACGCCCAGGTAATTGATCTCCACAATGCGTTTGAACAGGGCGGGATCGAATTCCTCCAGCCCCATGGGCTCGTAGTCCCCCTGATTGAGGATGGCCATATCCACCGGCCCCACATGGGCCTCGATCTCCTCCACCAGCGTCTTCAGCCCGGCATCGTCGGTGACATCTCCGGGGAAGGCCTGGATGCGCCCGGGCCCGGAGGCCTCGGCGGCCAGGGCCTCCAGCTTGTCCCGACTACGGGAGGTGACCGCCACACACCAGCCAGCGGCGGCCAGGCGCAAGGCCAGGGCACGGCCGATGCCGGTACTGGCCCCCACCAGCCACACGACCCCGGCAGTGTTCGCGGCCGCACCCTTTGTCTGCGTCTGCTCTGCCATGACCTGATACCCTCCCGCCTCGCTCGAGGCTACACAAAAATTATACAACGGTTGTACAATCACGACATGACGCCGACACCCCCAGCCAAGGTCTCGCCGCCCGGGACTGACGGGCTGTTCCCCATCCGCACGGTCACTTCCATGACCGGAGTGCACCCGGTCACCCTGCGTGCCTGGGAACGGCGTCACGGGCTGATCCGTCCGCAACGCACACCCAAGGGACATCGACTCTACAGCACCGGGGACATTGATCGCATCCGCCAGGTGCTCGAACTGCTGGATCAGGGCATTTCCATCGGCCAGGTGGGTAAGCTGCTGGACGCCCCCGACCCGCCAACGCCCACGCAGGGCACCCCGGACCATGGCCCCTCCTGCGCCTGGGCCGACTACCGGGCAAGGCTGTCGGCTGCGGCCCTGCAGTTTGACAGCCAGGCCCTGGAACGGGTTTACGCCGACGCCATGTCGATCTTCCCGGTGCAACAGGTCATTCCCCAGTTGCTCTGGCCCGCGCATACGGCGCTGCGTGATCAGGCCGGGAACACGCCCCTGTCAGCCGCTGCCCAGGCCTTCTTCCAGGGCTGGGCCCGCTACACCCTGGCGTCCCGGTTTCGTCACGAACTGAGTCATGCCCAGGGGCCGCCCCTGGTCCTTGCGCCCTTCCCGGAGCAGGGTGAAACCCTGGACCTGGACATGCTGGCCCTGCTGGCCGCCACCCAGGGCCTGCAGGTGTTGTGGCTGGCCAGCCCCGTCACCCTGGATACCCTGGAGGCCACCATGAACCAGGTTCCGGCCCGGGGCCTGATCCTGGTGGGAGAGGACCGCCTGTCCCGAGACATGCTCACCCGGGGCCTGCCGTCCTGGTCGGGCAGGATCAACACCCCGGTGCTGGCCGCCGGCCCCAGCGCCCACCAACACCGCCGCGCCCTGACCGGGGCTGGCCTGATTCCCCTGGAACGCGACCCCTGGCAGGCCACGCGTCAGCTGGAGGCCCATCTGCGCACGGCTCAAGCTGATTGACGCAGGATCTCCCAGGCCGCCAGGGCCTCGCGGCGACTGACCGCCAGATCCACGATGGGTCGCGGATAATCTCGTCCAGGTCGGATGCCAGCGCTGCGCCACACGGAGTCCGGGGTCTGCCAGGGCTTGTGCAGGTACTTGTCCGGCAGGTTCTTGAGTTCCGGCACCCAGCGACGCACGTAGTCACCCTTTGGGTCAAAGCGCTCCCCCTGGAGCACCGGATTGAACACGCGAAAATAAGGGGCAGCATCTGCCCCGCAGCCGGCCGTCCATTGCCAGCCCAGGGTATTGCTGGCCAGGTCCGCGTCCACCAGGGTGTCCCAGAACCAGCGGGCGCCTTCGCGCCAGTGGATGAGCAGATTCTTGGTGAGCAGCGAGGCGGTGATCATGCGTACCCGGTTGTGCATCCAGCCGGTGGTCCATAACTCGCGCATCCCGGCATCCACGATGGGCAGGCCGGTACGGCCCTGTTGCCAGGCCTGCAGGGCGTCGTCATCCCGTGGCGGCCAGGGGAAATCCTCGAAACGGGTATCCAGGGGATTCAAGGGCGTGTGGGGAAAGTGAAACAGCAGGTGATGTCCGAACTCGCGCCAGCCCACCTCACCGAGAAAGGCCTTCACTGAGGCATCCGCCCCCCGGTGCCGCCCCTCCGCCACCGCCCGATGACAGGCGTGAACCACCTGCCGGGGGCTGATCTCGCCAAAGTGCAGATGCGGTGAAAGACGGGATGTACCGACCCGATCAGGCAGGTTGCGGGCTTCCCCATAGTCGGCCAGGGCATGAGCCAGGAACCCCTCCAGGGCCTCGTGAGCCCCCTCCTCCCCCGGCGTCCAGGCCTCGGCCAGTCCCGCATCCCACGGGATGGTGGGCAGCAGCCCCAGACTGCCCAGGGCCTCGCCACGGCAGTCTTCCGACGCCGACACAAACCGCCCGGGCCGGGGCTGCAGACTGACGTCCAGGGCCCCCTGGGCCTGACAGGCCTTCCAGTAGGGGGTGAACACCCGGTAGGGGTCGCCGGAGCGGTTTTGCACCGCCCACGGCTCCAGGAGCAGCGCCCCATTGAAACTGCGCGTCTGGACACCCTGCGCCTGCAGGACCTGCTTGATGCGGGTGTCCCGGCGGATACTGTCGGGCTCGTAGAGCCGATTCCAGTGCACATGCGACGCGCCGGTCTCGCGGATCAGATCCTGGAGGGTTTCCAGGCTGGGGCCGCTGCGAATCACCAGGGGGGCCCCCAGTTCGGCCAGATCCTGGCCCAGTTGAGCCAGGCTGTGATGTAACCACCAGCGCGACGCCGCGCCCGGCGTCCAGTCCCCCTCCTCCTCCGGGGCATGGATATAGACCGGCACGATGCGCTCGGCCTGCTCCAGGGCCGCCATGAGGGCGGGGTTATCCGCCAGGCGCAGATCCCGCCTGAACCAGATCAGTGCAGTGGTCATGCCCGTCACTCCTTGTGGCCGAATACCCGAGACAAACCCAAAGCCTCCTCAATGGCTGCGGCGAATCAGTTCCAGGAACTCCGAGCGGGTGCGGGCATCATCACGGAAGTTACCCAGCATCACCGAGGTGAGCATGGCAGAATTCTGCTTTTCCACCCCACGCATCATCATGCACATGTGCCTGGCCTCGGCCACCACCCCCACGCCCCGCGCGCCGGTGACGTCCATCACTGCCTGGGCGATCTCCCGGGTCAGGCTCTCCTGAATCTGCAGGCGCCGGGCGAACATGTCCACGATGCGGGCGATCTTTGACAGGCCGATCACCTTGCCATCGGGGATATAGGCCACATGGCACTTGCCGATGATCGGCAATAAATGATGCTCGCAGAGCGAATACAGTTCGATGTCCTTGACCAGCACCATTTCATCGCTGTCGGAGGCGAACAGCGCCCCGTTCACCAACTCCTCAAGGGACTGATGATAGCCACTGGTAAGGTACTGCATGGCCTTGGCGGCCCTGAGCGGCGTGCCCTGAAGCCCCTCGCGACCGGGGTCCTCCCCCAGCCCTTCGAGCATCAGGCGATAGTGTTCGGCAAGCTCATCAGCCGACATGGGCGCATGAGCCTCCACCGGCTCCTTGCCCCCGGCAATCTTCGTGACCGTCTTTGTCATGGCCTTTTCTCCGTGCAGGTGACAGCATGTATGTTGGACCGCTCCATCCTCTCATGACCGCGGCGGCGCGCAACGCTTTCCGGCCGCGCTCTTGTCCCGGGTCTTGCCACCATCGTATGGTCACGATCATGGGCAGCCGCTTGAAAAGCAGCGCTCCTAAAAACCTTGTACAATAAAAATCAAAGCTTGTACAGTTAATGTATAAGTATCCTTTTCAGGACTAGGGGAATCACATGGCTCGCGAACGCATCGCCGTCATCGGCGCAGGGATCTCGGGACTGGCCAGCGCCTGGCTGCTGTCACGACAATACGATGTGACAGTGTTCGAGAAGAATGATTACATCGGCGGCCACACCAATACCGTCGATGTGCCCGGAGACCAGGGCCCTCGCGGGGTGGATACCGGGTTCATGGTCTTCAATCACCGCAACTACCCCCACCTCAAGGCCCTGTTCGCCCATCTGGGCATTGAGTCACAGCCTACGGACATGTCCTTCTCGGCCTCCGTGGGCGGGGGTCGACTGGAGTACGCGGGTTCGGACCTGAATACCCTGTTTGCCCAGCGACGCAATCTGTTCAACCCCCGATTCCTGCGCATGCTGCGGGATATCATCAGGTTCAACCGCACCGGCAAGGCCCTGCTCCAGAGCGGCGACGTGCCCCAGGTGACGCTGGGCGGGTACCTGATTCAGGAGCGTTATGGTCCGGGGTTTCGCGATGATTACCTGCTACCCATGGCAGCTGCCATCTGGTCCTGCCCCACCCATCGCATGCTGGATTTCCCGCTGGAATCCTTCCTCAACTTCTTCTCCAACCATGGGTTGCTGGACCTGGCCGACCGCCCCCAGTGGCACACGGTCAAGGGTGGCAGCCGAGAGTACGTCCGGCAGATGCTCAAGGCCCTGCCCGACGGAGTGCATGCGAATCGTCGGGTCGTGGCGGTCCAGCGCCAGGAGGGGCAGATTCGGGTGATCACCGATGACCAGGGAGAACACCTGTTTGACCAGGTGGTGTTCGGCTGCCACGCCGATGAGGTGCTGGGCATGCTGGAGGACCCCACCGAGGCCGAATCCCGGATTTTGCAGTGCTTCACCTACCAGCCCAACCGCACCCTGCTCCATACCGACGTGCGCCTGATGCCGCGCATGAAGCGGGTTTGGTCATCATGGAACTACATGGCCCGACAGCGTTCCGCCGATGCCCCGGCCAATGCCGTGTCGGTCACCTATTGGATGAACCGGCTGCAGGCCCTGGATGAATCCAAGGACTACCTGGTGAGCCTCAACCCGCTGATCGAGCCGCGGGAGGAGACCATCATTCGCGAGATCCGCTACCATCATCCAGTGTTCGACCAGCGCGCCATGGAGGCCCAGAAGCAGCTCCCCGAGTTGCAGGGTGCCGACCGCATCTGGTTCTGTGGCGCATGGACGGGATACGGCTTCCACGAGGACGGCCTGCGCTCGGCCATTCAGGTGGCCGGACGCCTGGGTGTCTCACCGCCCTGGAGCATCCCCCGCGAGGCCACCGGAGACGAGGCGGCGCAGCCGGCCGGCGCGGTCGGGACGGAGGCGTCATGAGCGCTCCCGAAGGACACCCCGGAGCCCCCATGGGCCTGGCGGACATGGAGGATGGACGCCTCTACCGCACCCGGGTCATGCACCGGCGGCTGTTTCCCGTGGATTACCGCTTCATCTACCGGGTCTTCAGCCTGGTGGTGGACGTGGACCGGCTGGATGCCCTGGACCGGCGACTCCGGCTGTTGTCAGTGAACCGCTTCAACCTCCTGAGCCTTGATGATCGCGACCACGGCGCCCGTGATGGCACCCCACTGCGCCCCTGGGCGGAGACGCAACTGGCCCAGGCGGGCGTGGACCTGGACGGTGGTCGCATCTTCCTGCTGGCCTTCCCGCGGGTGCTGGGCTACGTCTTCAATCCCCTGAGCCTTTTCTACTGCCTGCACCGGGACGGTAGCCTGCGGGCCATCATCTGTGAAGTGAGCAATACCCTGGGGGATTGCCATCACTATGTCCTCCACAACCAGGATCAACCCATGGACTGGCCGGTGCGTGCCAGTCAGGACAAGCTCTTCTACGTCTCTCCCTTCATCGAGATGGATGCACGCTATCAGTTCCGGCTGTCGGAACCGGGACAGGGTCTGAGTGTTCTCATCCATGAATACCAGCAGTCGAAACTCATGCTGGCCGCCAGCCAGACCGGTCATGTGCGTCCGCTCACCGACCATGAGCTTCTCAAGGCCGTGGCCACCATGCCCCTGATGACCTTCAAGGTGATCTTCGGCATTCACTGGCAGGCCCTGAAGATCTGGTGGAAAGGCGGCAAGTACTACAGCAAGCCCAGCTCATCCTCAGAGGAGATGAACTGATGTCCCTGGAACAGACACCCACCCAGCCCCGTACCCTGGGCGCCCGCACCGGTGGCTTTGCCATGCGTTTCCTGCTGCGGCGGCTACGGGGCCTGCACTCGGGAGAGTTGCTGGTGATCGGCCCCGATGGCAGCGAACATCGGGTGCAAGGCACGCACCCCGGTGGCCGTGGCACCATCCGGATCCACCGCCCCGGCGTCCTGCTGCGGCGCCTGCTGTCCCGGGGCCTGGTGGGCCTGGGAGAGGGCTATATGGTGGGGGACTGGGACACGCCGGATCTGCAGGCCCTGCTGACCATGGGCTCGGTGAATCAGGAATACATCCGCAGCCTGGTCTACAGCGCCTTCTGGTCCCGGGTGGCCGATTTCCTTCGCCACCAGTTCCGTGCCAACAGCCGCGATGGCAGCCGCCGCAATATCTCGTTCCACTACGACCTGGGCAACGACTTCTACCGCCTCTGGCTGGACAAGACCATGACCTACTCCTGCGCCCTGCTGGAGCAGGAGGATGAACCCCTGGAGGCGGCCCAGCAACGCAAATACGCCCGTCTGCTGGAACATCTGGACGCGGCCCCCGGTTCACACATCCTGGAAATCGGCTGTGGCTGGGGCGGCTTTGCCGAATACGCCGCCCGCCAGGGCCACCGGGTGACCGGTGTCACCCTCTCCCGGGAGCAGCTGGACTATGCCCAGGCACGCCTGGAGGCGGCGGGCCTGGCCGACCGCGTGGATCTGCGCCTGCAGGACTACCGGGACGTGAACGAACAGTTTGACCATGTGGTGTCCATCGAGATGTTCGAGGCGGTGGGCGAACGCTGGTGGCCCACCTGGTTCGAGACGGTGCGCAAGAGCCTCAAGCCCGGAGGCCGCGCCGCCGTGCAGGTGATCACCATCGACGAAGGCGCCTTCGGCTATTACCGCCGGGCCGCAGATTTCATTCAGCTGTATATCTTCCCCGGCGGCATGCTGCCCACGGTGGATATCTTCAGCGAATGCGCGGACAAGGCCGGGCTGACCCTTCGTCACAGCGAATTTCATGGAGAGCATTATGCCCGCACCCTGGACCGCTGGTACCAGCGGGTGCAGGAACAATCCAGCGCGATTCTCTCCCTGGGCTCCTATGACGAGCGCTTTTTGCGCACCTGGGAGTTCTACCTGGCCTATTGCGAGGCGGGCTTCCGCTCCCGCAACACGGATCTGATGCACGCCGTGCTGGAAGCGCCCGCCTGATGATTCAGTCGCCGTCACCCTGGAGGTGAGCCATGAAGATCGAGGCATTCAAAGACCGCAAGCCCACCCTTGACCTGGAGGCCTATTTCGATGGTCAGGTGAAGGCCTGGGGCCTGTTTCAGGATCGTTTTGGCACGGTGCACCGCCAGTTCACCGTGGACATCCTGGGGCATGTGGAGGGAGATGAGCTGGTGCTGGAGGAGGATTTCATCTACGACGATGGCGAGAAGGATCGACGCGTCTGGCGCCTCAAGCGCCTGGATGCACAGCACTACGAGGGTCGTGCCGACGACGTGGAGGGGGCAGCCAAAGGCAAGCTCTGCGGACAGGCCTTCAATTTCACCTATGTCCTGCGCCTGCCCATCAGCGGCCGCATCTGGCGGGTCAATTTCGACGACTGGATGTTCATGCACGAGGACGGCGTGCTGGTAAACCGGGCGGTGATGAGCAAGTTCGGTATCCGCCTGGGCGAAGTGACCCTGTTCTTCCGGCGAGCTGGTGACAGCACTGCGTGATGAATCCCTCCCAACGGGGCCGCCACCGGGGGAATGATTTTCCCACCAAGACTAGCCCTCGGGCGCCGTTTATTGGATACTTACCAGAATAAAGATAAGGCCATCGGGAATGATTTTTAT
This genomic interval carries:
- the folE gene encoding GTP cyclohydrolase I FolE, with the protein product MSADELAEHYRLMLEGLGEDPGREGLQGTPLRAAKAMQYLTSGYHQSLEELVNGALFASDSDEMVLVKDIELYSLCEHHLLPIIGKCHVAYIPDGKVIGLSKIARIVDMFARRLQIQESLTREIAQAVMDVTGARGVGVVAEARHMCMMMRGVEKQNSAMLTSVMLGNFRDDARTRSEFLELIRRSH
- a CDS encoding NAD(P)/FAD-dependent oxidoreductase, coding for MARERIAVIGAGISGLASAWLLSRQYDVTVFEKNDYIGGHTNTVDVPGDQGPRGVDTGFMVFNHRNYPHLKALFAHLGIESQPTDMSFSASVGGGRLEYAGSDLNTLFAQRRNLFNPRFLRMLRDIIRFNRTGKALLQSGDVPQVTLGGYLIQERYGPGFRDDYLLPMAAAIWSCPTHRMLDFPLESFLNFFSNHGLLDLADRPQWHTVKGGSREYVRQMLKALPDGVHANRRVVAVQRQEGQIRVITDDQGEHLFDQVVFGCHADEVLGMLEDPTEAESRILQCFTYQPNRTLLHTDVRLMPRMKRVWSSWNYMARQRSADAPANAVSVTYWMNRLQALDESKDYLVSLNPLIEPREETIIREIRYHHPVFDQRAMEAQKQLPELQGADRIWFCGAWTGYGFHEDGLRSAIQVAGRLGVSPPWSIPREATGDEAAQPAGAVGTEAS
- a CDS encoding deoxyribodipyrimidine photo-lyase, giving the protein MTTALIWFRRDLRLADNPALMAALEQAERIVPVYIHAPEEEGDWTPGAASRWWLHHSLAQLGQDLAELGAPLVIRSGPSLETLQDLIRETGASHVHWNRLYEPDSIRRDTRIKQVLQAQGVQTRSFNGALLLEPWAVQNRSGDPYRVFTPYWKACQAQGALDVSLQPRPGRFVSASEDCRGEALGSLGLLPTIPWDAGLAEAWTPGEEGAHEALEGFLAHALADYGEARNLPDRVGTSRLSPHLHFGEISPRQVVHACHRAVAEGRHRGADASVKAFLGEVGWREFGHHLLFHFPHTPLNPLDTRFEDFPWPPRDDDALQAWQQGRTGLPIVDAGMRELWTTGWMHNRVRMITASLLTKNLLIHWREGARWFWDTLVDADLASNTLGWQWTAGCGADAAPYFRVFNPVLQGERFDPKGDYVRRWVPELKNLPDKYLHKPWQTPDSVWRSAGIRPGRDYPRPIVDLAVSRREALAAWEILRQSA
- a CDS encoding SDR family oxidoreductase, which codes for MAEQTQTKGAAANTAGVVWLVGASTGIGRALALRLAAAGWCVAVTSRSRDKLEALAAEASGPGRIQAFPGDVTDDAGLKTLVEEIEAHVGPVDMAILNQGDYEPMGLEEFDPALFKRIVEINYLGVVNGLAAIMPPMIQRGRGQILVTASLAGYRGLPRAAPYSASKAAVINLAESLHPELAQKGVNLRLINPGFVKTPMTDKNQFKMPFLIETDAAVDAIMKGLDRKGFEISFPRPFAIIMKTLRLLPYAVFLRLTGRMVKT
- a CDS encoding MerR family transcriptional regulator; its protein translation is MTPTPPAKVSPPGTDGLFPIRTVTSMTGVHPVTLRAWERRHGLIRPQRTPKGHRLYSTGDIDRIRQVLELLDQGISIGQVGKLLDAPDPPTPTQGTPDHGPSCAWADYRARLSAAALQFDSQALERVYADAMSIFPVQQVIPQLLWPAHTALRDQAGNTPLSAAAQAFFQGWARYTLASRFRHELSHAQGPPLVLAPFPEQGETLDLDMLALLAATQGLQVLWLASPVTLDTLEATMNQVPARGLILVGEDRLSRDMLTRGLPSWSGRINTPVLAAGPSAHQHRRALTGAGLIPLERDPWQATRQLEAHLRTAQAD
- a CDS encoding DUF1365 domain-containing protein, giving the protein MSAPEGHPGAPMGLADMEDGRLYRTRVMHRRLFPVDYRFIYRVFSLVVDVDRLDALDRRLRLLSVNRFNLLSLDDRDHGARDGTPLRPWAETQLAQAGVDLDGGRIFLLAFPRVLGYVFNPLSLFYCLHRDGSLRAIICEVSNTLGDCHHYVLHNQDQPMDWPVRASQDKLFYVSPFIEMDARYQFRLSEPGQGLSVLIHEYQQSKLMLAASQTGHVRPLTDHELLKAVATMPLMTFKVIFGIHWQALKIWWKGGKYYSKPSSSSEEMN
- a CDS encoding cyclopropane-fatty-acyl-phospholipid synthase family protein: MSLEQTPTQPRTLGARTGGFAMRFLLRRLRGLHSGELLVIGPDGSEHRVQGTHPGGRGTIRIHRPGVLLRRLLSRGLVGLGEGYMVGDWDTPDLQALLTMGSVNQEYIRSLVYSAFWSRVADFLRHQFRANSRDGSRRNISFHYDLGNDFYRLWLDKTMTYSCALLEQEDEPLEAAQQRKYARLLEHLDAAPGSHILEIGCGWGGFAEYAARQGHRVTGVTLSREQLDYAQARLEAAGLADRVDLRLQDYRDVNEQFDHVVSIEMFEAVGERWWPTWFETVRKSLKPGGRAAVQVITIDEGAFGYYRRAADFIQLYIFPGGMLPTVDIFSECADKAGLTLRHSEFHGEHYARTLDRWYQRVQEQSSAILSLGSYDERFLRTWEFYLAYCEAGFRSRNTDLMHAVLEAPA
- a CDS encoding DUF3833 domain-containing protein encodes the protein MKIEAFKDRKPTLDLEAYFDGQVKAWGLFQDRFGTVHRQFTVDILGHVEGDELVLEEDFIYDDGEKDRRVWRLKRLDAQHYEGRADDVEGAAKGKLCGQAFNFTYVLRLPISGRIWRVNFDDWMFMHEDGVLVNRAVMSKFGIRLGEVTLFFRRAGDSTA